In Escherichia ruysiae, a genomic segment contains:
- a CDS encoding YdbL family protein has translation MKRTLLIIVWIIGLMSSSAMALTLNEARSQGRVGETLNGYLVALETDAETQALVRDINEARNRSYQQLAKQNNVSTDEIAKLAGQKLVARAKPGEYVQGINGIWLRK, from the coding sequence ATGAAAAGAACATTACTCATAATAGTGTGGATTATTGGCCTGATGAGTAGCAGTGCGATGGCATTAACTCTGAATGAAGCCAGAAGTCAGGGGCGGGTCGGTGAAACGCTTAATGGTTACCTGGTGGCGCTGGAAACGGATGCTGAAACACAGGCATTGGTAAGAGATATTAATGAAGCTCGTAATCGTAGTTACCAGCAACTGGCAAAACAGAATAATGTATCCACAGATGAGATAGCGAAACTGGCAGGGCAAAAACTTGTCGCGCGTGCGAAGCCGGGTGAATATGTACAGGGGATTAATGGTATATGGTTGCGAAAATAA
- the azoR gene encoding FMN-dependent NADH-azoreductase — protein MSKVLVLKSSILAGYSQSNLLSDYFVEQWREKHTADEITVRDLAANPIPVLDGELVGALRPSDAPLTPRQQEALALSDELIAELKAHDVIVIAAPMYNFNISTQLKNYFDLVARAGVTFRYTENGPEGLVTGKKAIVITSRGGIHKDGPTDLVTPYLSTFLGFIGITDVKFVFAEGIAYGPEMAEKAQADAKAAIDEVVTA, from the coding sequence ATGAGCAAGGTATTAGTTCTTAAATCCAGCATCCTGGCAGGGTACTCTCAGTCTAATTTGTTGTCCGATTATTTTGTTGAACAATGGCGCGAAAAGCACACTGCTGATGAAATCACCGTGCGTGATCTGGCTGCAAATCCGATTCCGGTGCTGGATGGCGAACTGGTTGGCGCTCTGCGTCCGAGCGATGCGCCGCTGACCCCGCGTCAGCAGGAAGCTCTGGCTCTTTCCGATGAGCTGATTGCCGAGCTGAAAGCCCATGACGTTATCGTAATTGCGGCACCGATGTACAACTTCAACATCTCGACTCAGCTGAAAAACTATTTTGACCTGGTTGCGCGTGCAGGCGTTACTTTCCGCTACACCGAGAACGGTCCGGAAGGTCTGGTAACCGGTAAAAAAGCCATCGTGATTACCAGCCGTGGCGGTATCCATAAAGATGGGCCGACGGATCTGGTGACGCCGTATCTGTCTACATTCCTGGGCTTTATCGGTATTACCGATGTGAAATTCGTCTTTGCGGAAGGTATTGCCTACGGTCCGGAAATGGCGGAGAAAGCGCAGGCAGACGCCAAAGCAGCAATTGACGAAGTTGTTACAGCATAA
- a CDS encoding YdbH family protein, translating into MLGKYKAVLALLLLIILVPLTLLMTLGLWVPTLVGIWLPLGTRIALDESPRITRKGLIIPDLRYLVGDCQLAHITNASLSHPSRWLLNVGTVELDSACLAKLPQTEQSPAAPKTLAQWQAMLPNTWINIDKLIFSPWQEWQGKLSLALTSDIQQLRYQGEKVKFQGLLKGQQFTVSELDVAAFENQPLVKLVGEFTLPLVPDGLPVSGHATATLNLPQEPSLVDAELEWQENSGQLIVMARDTGDPLLDLPWEITRQQLTVSDGRWSWPYEGFPLSGRLGVKVDNWQAGLENAWVSGRLSVLTQGQAGKGNAVLNFGPGKLSMDNSQMPLQLTGEAKQADLILYARLPAQLSGSLADPTLAFEPGALLRSKGRVIDSLDIDEIRWPLAGVKVTQRGIDGRLQAILQAHENELGDFVLHMDGQANDFLPDAGRWQWRYWGKGSFTPMNATWDVAGKGEWHDSTITLTDLSTGFDQLQYGTMTVEKPRLILEKPVVWVRDTQNPSFSGALSLDAGQTLFTGGSVLPPSTLKFSVEGREPTYFLFKGDLHAGEIGPVRVNGRWDGIRLRGNAWWPKQSLTVFQPLVPPDWKMNLRDGELYAQVAFSAAPEQGFRAGGHGVLKGGSAWMPDNQVNGVDFVLPFRFADGAWHLGTRGPVTLRIAEVINLVTAKNITADLQGRYPWTEEEPLLLTDVSVDVLGGNVLMKQLRMPQHDPALLRLNNLSSSELVSAVNPKQFAMSGAFSGALPLWLNNEKWIVKDGWLANSGPMTLRLDKDTADAVAKDNMTAGTAINWLRYMEINRSSTKINLDNLGVLTMQATISGNSRVDGKTGTVNLNYSHEENIFTLWRSLRFGDNLQAWLEQNARIPENDCPSGKECEEKQ; encoded by the coding sequence ATGTTGGGTAAATATAAAGCTGTTCTCGCGCTGCTATTACTGATTATTCTTGTGCCGTTGACGTTGCTAATGACGCTCGGATTGTGGGTTCCCACGCTGGTGGGCATCTGGCTACCGCTCGGGACACGTATTGCATTAGATGAAAGCCCACGCATTACGCGTAAAGGTTTAATCATTCCCGATCTCCGTTATCTGGTGGGAGATTGTCAGCTTGCGCATATCACCAACGCCAGCCTTTCACATCCCAGCCGCTGGTTATTGAACGTTGGCACGGTAGAACTTGATTCTGCTTGCCTGGCGAAATTGCCGCAGACAGAGCAATCTCCAGCCGCCCCGAAAACCCTCGCGCAGTGGCAGGCCATGTTGCCTAACACCTGGATCAATATCGATAAACTGATTTTTTCTCCCTGGCAGGAATGGCAGGGAAAACTCTCTCTCGCATTAACCTCTGATATCCAGCAACTGCGTTATCAGGGCGAAAAAGTTAAATTTCAAGGCCTGCTTAAAGGGCAACAATTTACAGTCAGCGAACTGGATGTTGCCGCGTTTGAAAATCAGCCGCTGGTAAAACTGGTGGGGGAATTTACTCTGCCGCTAGTGCCGGATGGGCTTCCTGTAAGTGGTCATGCTACCGCGACGTTGAATTTGCCGCAGGAACCGTCGCTGGTGGATGCTGAACTCGAGTGGCAGGAAAATAGCGGGCAATTGATTGTGATGGCACGAGATACCGGCGATCCGTTGCTCGATTTACCGTGGGAAATTACCCGTCAGCAATTGACTGTCAGTGATGGTCGCTGGAGCTGGCCATATGAAGGTTTTCCCCTTAGTGGGCGATTGGGTGTCAAAGTCGATAACTGGCAGGCCGGGCTTGAGAACGCATGGGTTAGTGGTCGACTGAGTGTGCTGACCCAGGGGCAAGCAGGTAAGGGCAATGCGGTGCTTAATTTTGGCCCAGGAAAATTAAGCATGGATAACAGTCAGATGCCACTGCAACTGACCGGTGAAGCGAAACAGGCGGATCTTATTTTATATGCTCGCTTACCGGCGCAGCTAAGCGGAAGTCTGGCTGACCCAACGCTGGCCTTTGAACCTGGCGCGTTATTACGTTCAAAGGGAAGAGTCATCGATTCACTGGACATCGATGAAATTCGCTGGCCTTTAGCGGGAGTAAAAGTCACCCAACGTGGTATTGACGGGCGTTTACAGGCCATTTTGCAGGCACATGAAAATGAACTGGGCGACTTTGTGCTGCATATGGATGGTCAGGCGAATGATTTTCTCCCTGATGCAGGACGCTGGCAGTGGCGTTACTGGGGAAAAGGCAGTTTTACCCCGATGAATGCCACCTGGGATGTCGCAGGAAAAGGTGAGTGGCATGACAGCACGATTACGCTTACCGATCTTTCGACCGGTTTCGACCAGTTGCAATATGGCACGATGACGGTAGAAAAGCCGCGCTTAATTCTTGAGAAACCTGTTGTCTGGGTACGCGACACGCAGAATCCGTCTTTTAGTGGTGCGCTTTCGCTGGATGCAGGGCAAACGCTTTTCACGGGGGGCAGCGTGTTACCGCCATCAACCTTAAAATTTAGTGTTGAAGGGCGCGAACCAACTTATTTCCTCTTCAAAGGCGATTTACATGCTGGCGAGATTGGTCCGGTTCGGGTAAATGGTCGCTGGGACGGTATTCGTCTGCGCGGTAACGCCTGGTGGCCTAAACAATCACTGACTGTATTCCAGCCGCTGGTGCCACCCGACTGGAAGATGAACTTACGCGATGGCGAACTGTATGCCCAGGTCGCATTTTCAGCTGCGCCGGAACAAGGATTCCGCGCGGGAGGGCACGGCGTGTTGAAAGGCGGTAGTGCCTGGATGCCAGATAATCAGGTTAACGGTGTCGATTTTGTCCTGCCTTTCCGTTTTGCCGATGGAGCCTGGCATCTGGGGACTCGCGGCCCCGTTACGTTGCGAATTGCCGAAGTGATTAATCTGGTGACAGCGAAAAATATTACGGCTGATTTGCAAGGGCGCTATCCGTGGACAGAAGAAGAACCATTGCTGTTGACTGATGTTAGCGTCGATGTGTTAGGCGGTAACGTGCTGATGAAACAATTACGTATGCCGCAACATGACCCGGCGCTGTTGCGGCTGAATAATCTCTCATCCAGCGAACTGGTTAGCGCCGTCAATCCGAAACAATTCGCCATGTCCGGGGCATTTAGTGGTGCACTGCCGTTATGGCTAAACAATGAAAAATGGATAGTGAAAGACGGTTGGCTGGCAAATAGCGGGCCAATGACCTTACGTCTGGATAAAGACACTGCGGATGCAGTAGCAAAAGACAATATGACCGCTGGAACCGCCATCAACTGGTTGCGCTATATGGAAATTAATCGATCATCGACAAAAATTAATTTAGATAATCTCGGTGTGTTAACCATGCAGGCAACGATTAGCGGTAATAGTCGGGTTGATGGCAAAACAGGCACTGTGAATCTTAATTACAGTCACGAAGAGAATATTTTTACGTTATGGCGCAGTTTACGCTTTGGCGATAATCTCCAGGCGTGGCTGGAACAGAATGCCCGTATCCCGGAAAATGACTGCCCGTCAGGAAAAGAATGTGAGGAAAAACAATGA
- a CDS encoding BigA/YdbA N-terminal beta-barrel domain-containing protein — MQRKKLLSVCVAMALSSQTWAADTTTTESADETRKSSKISCPANIQILNKEQLEHLPAECRDLKDSAVLPWAAAGLAAVVTGVAVYALHDDNNHHDDPSPVPDDGGNTPVPPDDGGDTPVPPDDGGDTPVPPDDGGDTPVPPDDGGDTPVPPDDGGDTPVPPDDGGDTPVPPDDGGDTPVPPDDGGDTPVPPDDGGDTPVPPDDGGDTPVPPDDGGDTPVPPDDGGDTPVPPDDKPDPIKYNNNVTWDQAEKTVQIRNATFTYTENADGSYTLTAKDGRQTIVKQWKVNEDSNTAVFEGVNKAGGIIWSYDDEGKIHITKEAGVVVDGTTGNDIKVSDAIITDLGGNTALNGGTVMTVEGDNIVLNNDGKTTAIGEGSVVGILTGDDITINNNGETEVNGGTAVIVNGNNSTINTQGDAIFTNGGTGSLINGDDAAIDNKGNMTVDGENSAATKIVGNDALIKQEGDLYVSDAAHGIDVTGNGTIVSNKGNITVVDDKSIGVLLDGSDATFMNIGDITVGDKGHEGNPFGVLIDGDNATFVNVGDITTNNSGTGIKVAGNEGSVSLSGKMSVNDATTGLEVNGNDNSITLTTYELSIAGENATGVNLSGNGNNLEISGDMSVDGKNTVGTRVMGDDVSILQNGDLYVSGSSHGIDIKGKNAKIGNTGKITVIDKDSVGVLIEGDDEQFGNIGELNVSQNAIGVSLVGDRELVSLRGDINVTHERDDSGNFQGATGISIAGNDSQVTLEGDINLASDMSTSPTTSDEHLNGLIVTGENNTVNLSGNLNIEAYSPLFGAAHDEQPELDGVVVIGDDNVINLNGGINITGDTGGHVINGINVSGKSTVNISGHSVLDVTAVRSTVSLFYVTGGGQVIIDENSVTDIFSPVRDSNFFGHNSIISANGIGSSAENKGIINASAAKEIMTAVSGARIVNTGTMNVKTGTDSSSDGKTAVMRSNGQDSFASNASGGVINLTSTLSPVGGGGEGVYPLGWLNRTYYAVLASGYGEAENQSGATINLRGAGTYGVSASKGTASNDGEINVDSFIPTMDENGDITSETYWQTDTVYLMGGGMLIGSTDAGWADATGLNTGTINVKNEGFGMLALNGGTAVNQGTINLTADEDVTKQQDNQLFAMGAIGSGVAINDKTGVININTGVGQAFYTDGSGTIINYGTICTLGVCENSSEYNPTDPAVSLVYTGGDTLSTEGQSTNFAQSVVITNTTPGSVINSGTISGPVVTVLNGELENTATGNINNQIKLNEGGEVDNAGTLSNIDVDGGTLNNDGTVSGQVTMYAGKNTSQVNNSGTVNKLVQKAGVFNNSGTVTSRIDQQNGIFNNQKDGIVKHGSKLTNNAVVNNDGTWILGNSSEDNNAGMLEIDNNAVFNNHGEFILDNNKNAVHINQSGTLYNTGHMSLTNSSHNGAVNIWGGNGRFINNGKVDSIAKSVVVSASNAAATDAFFWNMSEGEINFDHDNASAVKFTHTNYVAQNDGTMNISGNNTVAMEGNNNAQLVNKGIINLGTEGTTDTGLIGMQLDANATADAVIENNGTINIYANDSYAFSVLGTNGHVVNNGTVVIADGVTGSGLIKQGDSVNVEGINGNNGNSTEVHYGDYTLPDVPNTTVTSFVDNTTGEESGTNSLNGYVVGTNADGSAGKLKVNNASMSGVEINTGFAAGTADTTVTFDNVVQGSNLTDADAITSTSVVWNAQGSTDASGNVDVTMNKNAYTDVATDASVNDVAQALDAGYTNNELYTSLNVGTTAELNSALKQISGSQATTVFREARVLSNRFSMLADAAPKVGNGLAFNVVAKGDPRAELGNDTQYDMLALRKTLDLSESQSLSLEYGIARLDGNGSDSAGDNGVTGGYSQFFGLKHQMAFENGMSWNNALRYDVHNLDSSRAVAYGDVSKTADTNVKQQYLEFRSEGAKTFEPREGLKITPYAGVKLRHTLEGGYQERNAGDFNLNMNSGSETAVDGIVGLKLDYAGKDGWSANATLEGGPNLSYAKSQRTASLAGAGSQYFNVDDGQKGGGINSLASVGVKYSSKESSLHLDAYHWKEDGISDKGVMLNFKKTF; from the coding sequence ATGCAAAGGAAAAAATTGTTGTCTGTATGTGTTGCGATGGCGTTAAGTAGCCAGACATGGGCTGCGGATACCACTACAACCGAGTCAGCAGACGAAACACGGAAATCCAGCAAAATATCATGTCCGGCAAATATTCAAATATTAAATAAAGAACAGCTTGAACATTTACCTGCAGAATGTAGAGATCTTAAAGACAGTGCCGTTTTACCCTGGGCCGCCGCTGGTCTGGCGGCGGTAGTAACTGGTGTCGCGGTCTATGCCCTACACGATGATAATAATCATCACGACGATCCGTCTCCGGTGCCGGATGATGGCGGTAATACACCAGTACCACCGGATGATGGCGGAGACACACCAGTACCGCCAGACGATGGCGGAGACACGCCAGTACCGCCAGACGATGGCGGAGACACGCCAGTACCGCCGGACGATGGCGGAGACACGCCAGTACCGCCGGACGATGGCGGAGACACGCCAGTACCGCCGGACGATGGCGGAGACACGCCAGTACCGCCGGACGATGGCGGAGACACACCAGTACCGCCGGACGATGGCGGAGACACGCCAGTACCGCCGGACGATGGCGGAGACACACCAGTACCGCCGGACGATGGCGGAGACACGCCAGTACCGCCGGACGATGGCGGAGACACACCAGTACCGCCAGACGATGGCGGAGACACGCCAGTACCGCCGGATGACAAACCGGATCCGATCAAATACAACAACAACGTTACCTGGGATCAAGCTGAAAAAACGGTGCAGATCCGTAATGCAACCTTTACCTACACCGAGAATGCGGATGGCAGCTATACCCTGACGGCAAAAGATGGTCGCCAGACAATCGTTAAGCAGTGGAAAGTAAATGAAGACAGCAACACGGCAGTCTTCGAAGGCGTTAACAAAGCGGGCGGAATCATCTGGAGCTACGACGACGAAGGCAAAATCCACATCACCAAAGAAGCCGGCGTGGTGGTTGATGGAACAACAGGCAACGATATCAAAGTGAGTGACGCCATTATTACCGACCTGGGCGGCAACACTGCGCTGAATGGCGGTACGGTAATGACCGTGGAAGGCGATAATATTGTTCTGAACAATGACGGGAAAACCACTGCGATTGGCGAAGGTTCCGTGGTGGGTATCCTGACTGGTGATGACATCACCATCAATAACAATGGCGAAACCGAAGTGAATGGCGGTACAGCCGTTATTGTTAACGGCAACAACTCGACGATTAATACCCAGGGCGACGCCATATTTACCAACGGCGGTACCGGTAGTCTGATTAACGGTGACGATGCCGCTATCGATAATAAAGGGAATATGACCGTCGATGGCGAAAACTCGGCAGCGACCAAAATTGTTGGTAATGACGCACTTATCAAGCAGGAAGGCGATCTTTACGTCAGTGACGCTGCACACGGTATTGACGTTACGGGGAATGGCACCATTGTCAGTAACAAAGGCAATATTACCGTGGTGGATGATAAATCCATCGGCGTATTGCTGGATGGCAGTGACGCCACGTTCATGAACATTGGTGATATTACTGTTGGTGATAAGGGGCACGAAGGTAATCCATTCGGTGTACTGATCGATGGCGATAATGCAACCTTTGTCAACGTGGGGGATATCACCACTAACAATAGCGGTACAGGGATTAAAGTTGCCGGTAACGAAGGTAGTGTTTCACTTTCAGGCAAGATGTCTGTTAACGACGCCACTACGGGTCTGGAAGTAAACGGCAACGATAACAGCATCACGCTGACAACGTATGAGCTGAGCATTGCGGGCGAAAATGCGACGGGCGTAAATTTATCTGGCAACGGCAACAATCTTGAAATTTCCGGTGATATGTCCGTAGATGGTAAAAATACCGTCGGAACGCGAGTTATGGGTGATGATGTAAGCATTCTTCAGAACGGCGATCTTTACGTCAGTGGTTCCTCGCATGGTATTGATATAAAAGGTAAAAATGCCAAAATTGGCAATACTGGTAAAATCACCGTTATCGACAAAGATTCTGTTGGTGTACTGATCGAAGGTGATGATGAGCAGTTCGGTAACATCGGTGAACTTAATGTTTCGCAAAATGCCATTGGTGTTTCCCTCGTTGGCGATCGTGAACTGGTGTCTCTGCGTGGCGATATAAATGTCACGCATGAGCGGGATGACAGCGGTAATTTCCAGGGGGCGACGGGCATAAGTATTGCCGGAAATGATAGCCAGGTAACGCTGGAGGGTGACATCAATCTGGCCTCAGATATGAGCACATCGCCGACGACATCCGATGAACATCTTAACGGTTTAATTGTTACCGGTGAAAATAACACGGTTAATTTAAGCGGTAATTTAAATATTGAAGCCTACTCTCCTTTATTTGGTGCTGCACACGACGAACAGCCTGAACTGGATGGTGTGGTTGTTATTGGGGATGATAATGTCATTAATCTGAATGGCGGTATAAATATAACAGGGGATACCGGCGGTCATGTTATTAATGGTATTAATGTCTCTGGTAAGAGTACGGTTAATATCAGTGGGCATTCTGTTCTGGATGTTACCGCAGTGCGCAGTACAGTGTCGCTTTTTTATGTTACGGGAGGCGGTCAGGTTATAATTGATGAAAATTCCGTTACGGATATTTTCAGCCCGGTTCGCGACTCCAATTTTTTTGGTCATAACTCGATCATTTCGGCGAATGGTATTGGTTCGAGTGCAGAGAATAAAGGAATCATTAACGCCTCGGCGGCGAAAGAAATCATGACTGCTGTTAGCGGTGCCAGGATCGTCAATACTGGAACAATGAATGTTAAAACCGGAACAGACAGTTCGAGTGATGGTAAAACAGCAGTAATGCGCTCTAACGGGCAAGATAGCTTCGCATCCAATGCCTCAGGTGGGGTAATTAATCTGACATCTACGCTCTCTCCAGTTGGTGGAGGGGGAGAAGGCGTTTATCCCCTGGGATGGCTTAACAGAACCTACTACGCGGTGCTCGCAAGCGGTTATGGGGAAGCCGAAAACCAAAGTGGCGCGACAATCAATCTGCGTGGTGCAGGAACCTATGGGGTTTCTGCATCAAAAGGTACCGCCAGCAATGACGGAGAAATAAACGTCGATAGCTTTATTCCGACTATGGATGAGAACGGCGATATCACCAGTGAAACTTATTGGCAAACTGATACTGTTTACTTGATGGGCGGTGGTATGCTGATAGGCTCAACCGACGCCGGTTGGGCTGATGCTACCGGGCTAAATACCGGAACCATCAACGTCAAGAATGAAGGTTTTGGTATGCTAGCACTTAATGGCGGTACAGCGGTAAACCAGGGCACTATCAATCTGACGGCGGATGAAGACGTCACTAAGCAGCAGGATAACCAGCTATTTGCGATGGGCGCGATTGGCAGTGGCGTGGCGATTAACGACAAGACCGGCGTGATTAATATTAATACCGGTGTCGGCCAGGCTTTTTATACCGACGGTTCAGGCACCATTATTAATTACGGTACCATTTGCACGCTGGGCGTTTGTGAAAATTCCAGTGAGTATAACCCGACCGATCCGGCAGTTAGCCTGGTCTACACCGGGGGAGACACGCTCAGCACCGAAGGGCAGTCAACGAATTTCGCTCAGTCTGTGGTGATTACTAACACCACGCCAGGCAGCGTCATCAACTCCGGTACGATTTCTGGCCCAGTGGTGACGGTGCTGAACGGTGAACTGGAAAATACCGCAACAGGAAATATCAACAACCAGATTAAACTGAACGAAGGCGGAGAGGTCGATAACGCGGGTACACTTAGCAATATCGATGTTGATGGCGGCACGCTGAATAACGATGGCACGGTTTCTGGCCAGGTAACAATGTATGCTGGCAAAAATACTTCGCAGGTGAACAACTCTGGCACGGTTAATAAACTGGTGCAGAAAGCGGGCGTCTTTAACAACAGCGGCACCGTCACCAGTCGCATCGACCAGCAGAACGGCATCTTCAATAACCAAAAAGACGGCATTGTAAAACATGGTTCTAAATTAACCAATAATGCAGTGGTGAATAACGACGGCACCTGGATTCTGGGCAACAGCAGCGAAGACAATAATGCCGGGATGCTGGAAATCGATAACAATGCCGTTTTTAACAACCACGGCGAATTTATTCTCGATAACAACAAAAACGCCGTTCACATCAACCAGTCTGGCACGCTCTACAACACCGGGCATATGTCACTGACGAACTCCTCCCACAACGGCGCAGTCAATATTTGGGGGGGGAACGGGCGCTTTATTAACAATGGTAAAGTGGATTCAATCGCCAAATCAGTCGTTGTCAGCGCCAGTAACGCCGCAGCTACGGACGCGTTCTTCTGGAACATGAGTGAAGGCGAGATTAATTTCGATCATGATAACGCCAGCGCCGTGAAATTCACGCACACCAACTATGTCGCGCAGAATGACGGCACCATGAACATCAGCGGCAATAATACCGTGGCGATGGAAGGGAATAATAACGCGCAACTGGTCAATAAGGGCATTATTAATCTGGGAACGGAAGGCACGACCGATACCGGCCTGATTGGTATGCAACTGGATGCCAATGCCACGGCGGACGCAGTTATTGAGAACAATGGCACCATTAATATCTATGCCAATGATTCTTATGCGTTCAGTGTGCTGGGGACGAATGGCCACGTAGTCAACAACGGTACGGTAGTGATCGCCGATGGCGTAACCGGGTCAGGCCTGATCAAACAGGGCGACAGCGTGAACGTGGAAGGTATTAACGGTAACAACGGTAACTCCACCGAAGTCCATTACGGCGATTACACGTTGCCGGATGTGCCGAATACCACGGTGACATCGTTTGTTGATAACACAACGGGCGAAGAGAGCGGCACCAACAGCCTCAACGGCTACGTTGTGGGAACCAACGCTGATGGCAGCGCCGGTAAGCTGAAAGTAAACAATGCCAGCATGAGCGGCGTGGAAATCAACACCGGCTTCGCCGCAGGCACAGCAGACACCACAGTCACCTTCGATAACGTGGTGCAGGGCAGTAACCTGACGGATGCTGATGCCATCACCTCCACCTCTGTGGTGTGGAATGCGCAGGGTAGCACCGATGCCAGCGGTAACGTTGACGTCACCATGAACAAAAACGCTTATACCGATGTGGCTACCGATGCCTCGGTGAATGATGTTGCGCAGGCGCTGGACGCGGGTTACACCAATAACGAGCTATACACCAGTCTGAACGTAGGCACCACGGCGGAGCTTAACAGTGCGCTTAAGCAAATCAGCGGCAGTCAGGCGACCACCGTATTCCGTGAAGCACGGGTGTTAAGCAACCGCTTCAGTATGCTGGCGGATGCCGCACCGAAGGTGGGCAACGGTCTGGCGTTCAACGTGGTGGCAAAAGGCGATCCGCGCGCGGAACTGGGCAACGACACGCAATATGACATGTTGGCGCTGCGTAAAACTCTCGACCTGAGTGAAAGCCAGAGCCTGAGCCTGGAGTATGGGATCGCCCGTCTGGATGGTAACGGTTCTGACTCGGCAGGGGACAACGGCGTAACCGGCGGCTACAGCCAGTTCTTTGGACTGAAGCACCAGATGGCGTTCGAAAACGGGATGAGCTGGAATAACGCCCTGCGTTATGATGTTCATAACCTCGACAGCAGCCGTGCCGTAGCCTACGGCGACGTCAGTAAAACAGCCGATACCAACGTGAAACAGCAGTACCTGGAGTTCCGCAGCGAAGGGGCGAAAACCTTTGAACCACGCGAAGGGTTGAAAATAACGCCGTATGCCGGAGTGAAACTGCGCCACACGCTGGAAGGCGGTTATCAGGAACGCAACGCCGGTGACTTTAACCTGAATATGAACAGCGGCAGCGAAACGGCGGTGGACGGCATCGTTGGCCTGAAACTGGACTACGCAGGTAAAGACGGCTGGAGCGCGAACGCGACGCTGGAAGGTGGCCCAAACCTGAGTTATGCGAAGAGCCAGCGTACAGCAAGTCTTGCCGGAGCTGGCAGTCAGTACTTTAATGTTGACGACGGGCAGAAGGGCGGCGGTATCAATAGCCTGGCAAGCGTTGGCGTGAAGTACAGCAGCAAAGAAAGTTCGCTGCATCTGGACGCTTACCACTGGAAAGAGGACGGCATCAGCGATAAAGGCGTGATGCTGAACTTTAAGAAAACGTTCTGA
- a CDS encoding YnbE family lipoprotein: MKIVIAALASSFMLVGCTPRIEVAAPKEPITINMNVKIEHEIIIKADKDVEDLLKTRSDLF; the protein is encoded by the coding sequence ATGAAAATAGTGATAGCCGCGCTCGCGTCCTCTTTTATGTTGGTTGGTTGCACTCCGCGCATAGAGGTGGCTGCGCCGAAGGAGCCAATCACCATTAATATGAACGTTAAAATTGAGCATGAGATCATCATCAAAGCGGACAAAGATGTTGAAGACCTGCTTAAAACTCGTAGCGATCTTTTTTGA